The Amycolatopsis sp. DG1A-15b genome window below encodes:
- the dapC gene encoding succinyldiaminopimelate transaminase, with protein MNRIALPDFPWDSLAEVKATAQAHPGGVVDLSIGTPVDPVPAGIREALASVSEIPGYPTTHGIPALREAARGALSRRHGVDGIEPDAVLPTIGSKEAVAWLPRLLGFGPGDVVVIPELAYPTYEVGALLAGASILRTDGLTALGPQKPAMIWLNSPSNPTGQVLPVEHLRKVVEWARERDVVVVSDECYLALGWETDPLSVLHPDVCDGRTDGLIAVHSLSKSANLASYRAGFLTGDPHLIKRLLEVRKHAGMIVPRPVQEAMVAALTDDEALHVQRERYARRRLVLRKALQDNGFRIDHSEAGLYLWATRDEDAATTVRWLADRGILVAPGTFYGPKGGKHVRVALTATDERVDAAVERLTAG; from the coding sequence ATGAACCGGATCGCGCTGCCCGACTTCCCCTGGGATTCGCTCGCCGAGGTCAAGGCCACGGCCCAGGCGCATCCCGGTGGGGTCGTCGACCTCTCCATCGGCACGCCGGTCGACCCGGTCCCGGCCGGCATCCGCGAGGCCCTCGCGTCGGTCTCGGAGATCCCCGGGTACCCGACCACCCACGGCATCCCGGCCCTCCGGGAAGCCGCGCGCGGAGCGCTTTCCCGGCGCCACGGCGTCGACGGCATCGAGCCGGACGCCGTGCTGCCGACGATCGGGTCCAAGGAGGCCGTGGCCTGGCTGCCGCGGCTGCTCGGCTTCGGCCCCGGTGACGTCGTCGTCATCCCGGAGCTGGCTTACCCGACGTACGAGGTCGGGGCCCTGCTGGCGGGCGCGTCGATTCTGCGGACCGACGGCCTGACCGCGCTCGGCCCGCAGAAGCCGGCGATGATCTGGCTGAACTCGCCGTCCAACCCGACCGGCCAGGTGCTGCCGGTCGAGCACCTGCGCAAGGTCGTCGAATGGGCCCGCGAGCGTGACGTCGTCGTGGTCTCCGACGAGTGCTACCTGGCGCTCGGCTGGGAGACCGACCCGCTGTCGGTGCTGCACCCGGACGTCTGCGACGGCCGGACCGACGGGCTGATCGCGGTCCACTCGCTGTCGAAGTCGGCGAACCTGGCCAGCTACCGCGCCGGGTTCCTGACCGGTGACCCCCACCTGATCAAGCGGCTCCTGGAAGTGCGCAAGCACGCGGGCATGATCGTGCCGCGCCCGGTCCAGGAGGCGATGGTCGCCGCGCTGACCGACGACGAGGCCCTGCACGTCCAGCGCGAGCGCTACGCCCGCCGCCGGCTCGTCCTGCGGAAGGCGCTGCAGGACAACGGTTTCCGCATCGACCACTCCGAAGCGGGCCTCTACCTCTGGGCCACCCGCGACGAAGACGCCGCCACGACGGTCCGGTGGCTGGCCGACCGCGGCATCCTGGTCGCGCCCGGGACGTTCTACGGCCCGAAGGGCGGCAAGCACGTCCGCGTTGCGCTGACCGCGACGGACGAGCGCGTCGACGCCGCCGTGGAGCGCCTGACCGCGGGCTGA
- the fdxA gene encoding ferredoxin: MTYVIAEPCVDVLDKACIDECPVDCIYEGERMLYIHPDECVDCGACEPVCPVEAIYYEDDVPDNWSDYTKANVDFFDELGSPGGASKVGKTAHDPAFIKALPPQGE, encoded by the coding sequence GTGACCTACGTGATCGCCGAGCCCTGCGTCGACGTGCTCGACAAGGCGTGTATCGACGAGTGCCCCGTGGACTGCATCTACGAGGGCGAGCGGATGCTGTACATCCACCCCGACGAGTGCGTCGACTGCGGCGCCTGCGAGCCGGTCTGCCCGGTCGAGGCGATCTACTACGAGGACGACGTCCCGGACAACTGGTCGGACTACACCAAGGCGAACGTCGACTTCTTCGACGAGCTGGGCTCGCCCGGCGGTGCGTCCAAGGTGGGCAAGACCGCGCACGACCCGGCCTTCATCAAGGCGTTGCCCCCGCAGGGCGAATGA
- a CDS encoding TetR/AcrR family transcriptional regulator, whose amino-acid sequence MTATSRKEKAAETEAALKAAAKRVFARKGYLNTKITDITAEAGRAAGSFYNHFAGKEELLEALMADIAASGDESADSEDHLNDFSDPAAVRWHVKQYWEFYRDNAATMLALRQAAMVSESFARTVAQFGASQAADLDDHLAHITRAGMRLPADPDRCGMLIYHLVDAFAATWLHGAPAGWTPPTDDEAIELLTRFVYRGLTGRDY is encoded by the coding sequence ATGACGGCGACGAGCCGCAAGGAAAAGGCCGCGGAGACCGAGGCCGCGCTCAAGGCCGCGGCCAAGCGCGTCTTCGCCCGGAAGGGCTACCTGAACACGAAGATCACCGACATCACCGCCGAGGCGGGCCGGGCCGCGGGGTCGTTCTACAACCACTTCGCGGGCAAGGAAGAGCTCCTGGAAGCGCTGATGGCCGACATCGCGGCGTCCGGCGACGAGAGTGCCGACAGCGAAGACCACCTCAACGACTTCAGCGACCCGGCGGCCGTCCGCTGGCACGTCAAGCAGTACTGGGAGTTCTACCGGGACAACGCGGCGACCATGCTGGCCCTGCGCCAGGCGGCGATGGTCAGCGAATCCTTCGCCCGGACGGTGGCGCAGTTCGGCGCGTCCCAGGCCGCCGACCTCGACGACCACCTGGCGCACATCACCCGCGCCGGAATGCGGCTGCCCGCGGACCCGGACCGGTGCGGCATGCTGATCTACCACCTGGTCGACGCGTTCGCGGCGACGTGGCTGCACGGTGCGCCGGCGGGCTGGACGCCGCCGACCGACGACGAAGCGATCGAACTGCTCACGCGGTTCGTCTACCGGGGCCTCACCGGCCGCGATTACTGA
- a CDS encoding antibiotic biosynthesis monooxygenase, with translation MSMTIELARFKVGDSAVAQLLAERPAMVEAMRRRFPGCLAAYLTREDDGGWLDVVLWRSRAEAEEAARLIDSVPECAAWFRHITESAGLRHVEVVDHWPEPGQ, from the coding sequence ATGTCCATGACGATCGAATTGGCCCGCTTCAAGGTCGGCGACAGCGCCGTGGCCCAGCTGCTGGCGGAGCGCCCGGCGATGGTCGAGGCGATGCGCCGGCGGTTCCCCGGCTGTCTCGCCGCTTATCTGACCAGGGAAGACGACGGCGGTTGGCTGGACGTCGTGCTCTGGCGCAGCCGGGCCGAAGCCGAGGAGGCGGCCCGGCTGATCGACTCGGTGCCCGAGTGCGCCGCCTGGTTCCGGCACATCACCGAATCCGCCGGGCTGCGGCACGTCGAAGTCGTCGACCACTGGCCGGAGCCCGGTCAGTAA
- the cofD gene encoding 2-phospho-L-lactate transferase gives MKIVVMVGGVGGARFLLGVKAALGMAPEGASDSPHEVTALVNTGDDVWMHGLRICPDLDTCMYTLGGGIDKERGWGHSGETWVVKEELAAYGAEPSWFGLGDKDIATHLIRSRMLRAGYPLSAVTEALCDRWQPGVRLLPMSDDRVETHVVIDDPEQDGQQKAVHFQEWWVRYRAEPKAHSIVAVGNDEAKPAPGVLEAIKDADAVLFAPSNPVVSVGTVLGVPGVRDALRKTSAGVVGVSPIIGGKALRGMADACLTAIGVETSAEAVGRHYGSRQADGVLDGWLIAEGETADVPGVTVRDVPLLMSDVDATAAMARAALELAGAPVDQHR, from the coding sequence GTGAAGATCGTGGTAATGGTCGGCGGAGTGGGCGGGGCCCGCTTCCTGCTGGGTGTCAAGGCGGCTTTGGGCATGGCACCGGAAGGTGCCTCCGACTCCCCGCACGAGGTGACGGCGCTGGTCAACACCGGCGACGACGTCTGGATGCACGGGCTGCGGATCTGTCCGGACCTGGACACCTGCATGTACACCCTGGGCGGCGGGATCGACAAGGAACGCGGCTGGGGGCACTCGGGCGAGACCTGGGTCGTAAAGGAGGAGCTGGCCGCCTACGGCGCCGAGCCGAGCTGGTTCGGCCTCGGCGACAAGGACATCGCCACCCACCTGATCCGGTCTCGGATGCTGCGCGCGGGCTACCCGCTTTCGGCGGTCACCGAGGCCCTGTGCGACCGCTGGCAGCCCGGCGTCCGGCTGCTCCCGATGTCGGACGACCGCGTCGAGACGCACGTCGTGATCGACGACCCGGAGCAGGACGGGCAGCAGAAGGCCGTCCACTTCCAGGAGTGGTGGGTGCGCTACCGCGCCGAGCCGAAGGCCCACTCGATCGTGGCGGTCGGCAACGACGAGGCCAAGCCCGCGCCGGGCGTGCTGGAGGCGATCAAGGACGCCGACGCCGTGCTGTTCGCGCCGTCGAACCCGGTCGTCTCGGTGGGCACCGTGCTGGGCGTGCCCGGTGTCCGGGACGCGCTGCGCAAGACGTCGGCCGGCGTCGTCGGGGTGTCGCCGATCATCGGCGGCAAGGCGCTGCGCGGGATGGCCGACGCGTGCCTGACCGCGATCGGCGTCGAGACGTCGGCCGAGGCGGTGGGCCGGCACTACGGTTCGCGCCAGGCCGACGGCGTGCTCGACGGCTGGCTGATCGCCGAAGGCGAGACGGCGGACGTGCCGGGCGTGACCGTCCGCGACGTCCCGCTGCTGATGTCCGATGTGGACGCGACCGCGGCGATGGCCCGGGCCGCCCTCGAACTGGCTGGAGCCCCCGTTGACCAACACCGCTGA
- a CDS encoding GNAT family N-acetyltransferase, whose product MNAREKLEITCSKAWPPLVEDPLGEWRLRWADGFTGRANSALAVGDPGRPFGEALRAVCDFAHDRGITPMVQVVRDSPNERAIATSGWVPATGHGAGHEVVVLTAPLTPSPGVPGVTVGDEPVPGWWELALRPGEDSPAARQVLTSGKVGYGGATAEGVLAGVVRGALVDGWLHVGRLEVTPVFRRRGLASALMGAVRTWGVEHGADRAVLQVAEGNSGALALYAGLGYAPHHRYRYWVPAPGSCEDSTS is encoded by the coding sequence GTGAACGCCCGCGAGAAGCTCGAAATCACCTGCAGCAAAGCATGGCCGCCCCTGGTGGAGGATCCCCTGGGTGAGTGGCGCCTGCGCTGGGCGGACGGTTTCACCGGGCGCGCCAACAGCGCACTCGCCGTCGGCGACCCCGGCCGCCCGTTCGGCGAGGCTCTGCGCGCGGTGTGTGATTTCGCCCACGACCGGGGGATCACCCCGATGGTGCAGGTGGTCCGGGACAGCCCGAACGAACGCGCGATCGCCACGAGCGGGTGGGTGCCGGCCACCGGGCACGGCGCGGGGCACGAAGTCGTGGTGCTCACCGCCCCGCTGACGCCCTCGCCCGGCGTCCCGGGCGTCACGGTGGGCGACGAGCCGGTCCCCGGCTGGTGGGAGCTCGCGCTGCGCCCCGGCGAGGACTCCCCCGCCGCCCGGCAGGTCCTGACCTCCGGAAAGGTCGGCTACGGCGGCGCGACGGCCGAGGGGGTCCTCGCCGGCGTCGTCCGCGGAGCGCTGGTCGACGGCTGGCTGCACGTCGGCCGCCTCGAAGTCACCCCGGTCTTCCGCCGCCGCGGGCTGGCGTCGGCGCTGATGGGCGCCGTGCGGACGTGGGGCGTGGAACACGGGGCGGACCGCGCGGTGTTGCAGGTCGCGGAGGGGAATTCGGGAGCGCTTGCGCTCTACGCGGGGCTCGGCTACGCCCCGCACCACAGATACCGGTACTGGGTGCCCGCACCCGGCTCGTGCGAGGATTCGACGTCGTGA